The Desulfuromonas sp. genome includes a region encoding these proteins:
- a CDS encoding zinc ribbon domain-containing protein, with amino-acid sequence MPIYEYRCSDCQQVVEKIERQPSEETPCPACGKTARRSVSVFAASSSGGSGGCTPPPGSGFG; translated from the coding sequence ATGCCCATTTACGAATACCGATGCAGCGACTGCCAACAGGTCGTCGAAAAAATCGAGCGTCAACCGTCTGAGGAGACCCCCTGCCCGGCTTGCGGAAAGACGGCCCGCCGCAGCGTTTCTGTCTTTGCAGCGTCTTCGAGCGGGGGCAGCGGCGGCTGCACGCCCCCGCCCGGTTCGGGCTTCGGCTGA
- a CDS encoding redoxin domain-containing protein: MARHLAVLILPLLLIAFSLSVCLAEGAGLVGLGDPFPELSLTTPAASDARDYLGLAPGERFTLSQVEADLVLVEMLNVHCPHCQMQTGPYNELFERIEADPETRGKIKILGLAAGNVADEVARFVADFRVRFPIVADPQFRFHRALGAGTTPLSIYVRQGAPGQEGVVAGSHLGMNLEHERLFAELRGLASEDLEDLRRRGRRIEKARTAIAPLFSEEELQYRVRTAVIDAGGVIVELSPVALRSGRRVYTALMKRDERRERLFAEVVSRTSVCDICHDVHFVYVFDASGRVVGFEPLQLTKYGNEPWSPGDVQKMTRRVLGRPLVSPAPFDPEVDAVTSATITSAVIFDSLAQGEGLLGELREKGLL, encoded by the coding sequence ATGGCAAGACACCTTGCTGTTCTAATCCTGCCCCTTTTGCTCATCGCCTTTTCTCTTTCCGTATGCCTGGCCGAAGGCGCCGGCCTGGTCGGCCTGGGAGACCCCTTCCCGGAACTTTCCCTGACGACCCCCGCCGCCTCCGATGCCCGGGACTATCTTGGCCTGGCGCCCGGAGAGCGGTTCACCCTCAGTCAGGTCGAGGCGGACCTGGTCCTGGTGGAGATGCTCAATGTCCATTGCCCCCACTGCCAGATGCAGACCGGTCCGTACAACGAGCTATTCGAACGGATAGAAGCCGATCCGGAGACCCGGGGGAAGATCAAAATTCTCGGGCTGGCCGCCGGGAACGTTGCCGACGAGGTGGCACGCTTCGTTGCCGACTTCCGGGTCCGGTTCCCCATCGTCGCCGATCCGCAGTTCCGGTTCCACCGCGCTCTCGGCGCCGGCACCACTCCCCTGTCCATCTACGTCCGCCAGGGCGCTCCGGGCCAGGAAGGGGTCGTCGCCGGCAGCCACCTCGGGATGAACCTTGAGCACGAAAGGCTTTTCGCGGAACTGCGCGGCCTGGCGTCCGAGGACCTCGAGGACCTGCGTCGGCGGGGGCGGCGGATCGAGAAAGCGCGAACCGCCATCGCGCCCCTCTTCAGCGAGGAGGAGCTTCAGTACCGGGTGCGCACCGCGGTGATCGATGCCGGAGGGGTGATCGTCGAGTTGAGTCCGGTGGCGCTGCGAAGCGGCCGCCGGGTCTATACGGCCCTGATGAAGAGGGACGAGAGGCGGGAGCGGCTCTTCGCCGAGGTGGTCAGCCGCACTTCGGTGTGCGACATCTGTCACGACGTTCACTTCGTCTACGTCTTCGACGCTTCGGGCCGGGTGGTCGGCTTCGAGCCACTGCAGTTGACCAAGTACGGCAACGAGCCCTGGAGTCCCGGGGATGTGCAGAAGATGACCCGTCGTGTGCTGGGCAGGCCTCTCGTTTCTCCGGCTCCCTTCGACCCCGAGGTGGACGCAGTCACCTCGGCCACCATCACCTCGGCGGTTATCTTCGACAGTCTGGCTCAGGGGGAGGGGCTGCTGGGAGAACTCCGGGAGAAGGGATTGCTCTAA